In Asticcacaulis sp. SL142, the sequence CTACGGTCGCCAGATTGGTATCACCCTGAGCCGCAATCGCCCCAAAGGCATTCATGATCCCCCAAACCGTACCGAACAGGCCTATGAAGGGCGACGCGGTGGCGATAACGGCCAGAATGCTCAGGCCATCTTCGATCTGATCGGCTTCGGCGGAAATGACGTGATTAAGCTCGCGGTCAATCTGACCCACCAGCAGATCGCTCTGGGACGGCGTGATCACCTTGCCCTTATAGTCGCGCCAGGCGGCGGTCACCGCCACCAGCAGCTTCTGAAACGGCTGGGTCGGATTGGTGCCTAATGAGGCCCCAATATCTTCGAGCGGACGGCCTGAAGCCAGCGTACCCTCAAAACCGTCGGCCTCTTTGTTGAGGCGGTTCAGTTTCATAGTCTTATCAATGATGATCGCCCACGACCACAGGGATGCCAGCACCAGGCCGATCATCACCGATTTGACGACCCAATCGGCCTGCATAAACAGTTCAACGAAATTCAAACCTGAACTGAGGGCTTCGGGGGCAGCCGCCGCTTCCATATAAGACTCCTAAAAAGTAACCTGACGCGCGAACGGCCATTCGCGCGTGATCGAATTGTTTCGGCACCTTGCCTCAAGAGTGATGACAATTCTATGGCAAGGTTAATTAAGTTTATAATTTTCGGGGAAAGTGCAGTGATGCCGCAACTATCCGTAACGGATCACGGCTATTGGCATTCGCCGTCAGGTGTCAATACGCAGCCTTATAAAGCCTGTTTTAGCCGCACACTATACCAGCAGATTATTGCCCGGATGGGCCGCCTCAACCGTCACCGCTTTTTCAGGCGTCAGGGACTGCGGCTTATTTTCCGGTAAAAACTTCTCGCGCACGATCTCCAGCAACGACTTGGGCAGACGGCGCGGACGCGACGCCATGTCGATGCACACCAGTTGCAGTTTGCCGACGCACAAAACCTTACCCTTGCACTCAATCCGCTGGGTCAGGTTAAAGCGCGCCCCTTGTGATCCATCGATCTCACTGCGCACCCACAGGACATCATCGATCTTGGCCGGGGCATGGTACTTGACGTTAATCTCCGCCACCGCAAAAGCCAGCGGATCTTCGCGCGCGGCCAGATCAGAATGCGGAATATTCAACAGGCGCATAAAGTCCGAACGGCCACGCTCAAAATATTTCAGGTAATTGGCATAGTAAACGACGCCGGAAAAATCAGTGTCTTCGTAATAGACACGAATCGGCAAGCTATGGGTACGGCCATCGATAAAGCCCGATAACGCGCCCTCGACCAGAAAATCGATATCTTTCATAGCCCACCTACGCAAAAAGCGCTCAGGTCACACACACAATTATGCCCGACACGCTGGTCACACCGCCCATACCAATAATAAGCTACCTCTGCCGCAACGCAATATGAAAACCTTGCGCGCCCGGTCACGATTCGTAAAGACTTATTTAACCATAGGGAAGCGCTGTCGCCCAAAATTCAACGTAGTCATTGGCAACGCACAGTTGCGGCGCCCGTAAAGCACATATTACCCGTCAAACAGATCGCCCGTAGGGGGTATTGCCGCTGGCGGGTTAAGGCCCAGATGCAGATAGGCGCGCGCACAGGCCATACGTCCGCGCGGCGTGCGCTGAATAAAGCCCTGCTGTAGCAAATAAGGCTCGATCATATCCTCAACCGCATCGCGGGCTTCGGCAATGGCGGCGGCGATGGTCTCTAACCCCACCGGCCCGCCGGAGTAGTTCTCAATCAGCGCCCGCAGATACCGCCTGTCGGAATGGTCAAGACCGACCTGATCGACCTCCAGCCGCGCCAAAGCTTTTGAGGCCGCCTTTTTATCGATTGTGGTTGCCCCGTCGGCGGTGGCAAAATCACGCACCCGCCGCAGTAACCGCCCCGCCACCCGCGGCGTCCCGCGCGACCGTGAGGCGATTTCCATGGCGCCGTCTTCGCTGACGGGCGTACCCAGTTTACGCGCCGCCCCGATCACCACCCGCGTCAGTTCTTCAGGCGTGTAGAACTCAAGACGCAGGGGAATGCCAAACCGGTCGCGCAGAGGCTGAGACAACAGCCCCGCCCGCGTGGTGGCCCCGACCAATGTAAACGGTGCCAAGTCAATGCGTACCGTCCGCGCGGCGGGCCCCTCCCCGATGATCAGGTCGAGCACATAGTCTTCCATCGCCGGATAAAGAATTTCTTCCACCGCCGGATTGAGCCGGTGAATTTCGTCAATAAACAGCACATCATTGGGTTCAAGATTGGACAGGATAGCTGCCAGATCACCGGCCTTGGCCAGCATCGGCCCGGAGGTGGCACGAAACCCGACCCCCAGTTCCTTGGCCACGATTTGCGCCAGCGTCGTCTTGCCCAGACCCGGCGGACCATAAAACAGCACATGGTCAAGGGATTCGCGGCGGGCGGCAGCGGCGGCTACGAACACCTTGAGATTGGCTTTAAGCGGGGCTTGCCCCACAAAATCATCAAATGTTTGCGGGCGCAGGGCGCGGTCAATGCCCAGTTCGCTGGTCAGCGATCCGTGTTCATCGTCCTGTCGCTCGCCTGAAATCAGTCTGGACATCGTAATTTATTACCTTCCCAGCGCCTTAAGCGAAGCGCGGATAACCGCCGCCAGTTCCGCTTCCGGCCCCAGATCTTTTAGCGCCACATCGACCGCCTGTCGTGACTGCTGTTCAGACATCCCCAGCCCCATCAGGGCGGCAACGCTTTCGCCATTCACGGACGGTTTTACGGTCGTCACTGCCGCCGGACTGTAACCGATAGGCTCAAACACGCCGGCGACGGTCAACGGCTTACCCTTAAGTTCAATGACGATGCGTTGCGCCAATTTTGGCCCCACACCCGACGCCCGACCGACCTTGGTCTTATCATCGGACGCCACCGCCTGCGCCAGTTCCATAGGCGTCATAATATCAAGCACCGCCAGCGCCGCCTTCGGCCCCACGCCCTGCACCCCTTGCAGGGACACAAAGGCCTGACGCTCATCCTTGGTCAAAAACCCGAACAGGCGCGTGCCGTCTTCGCGGGTGACACTTTCGATATGGACGATGACCTCGGCGCCCAGTTCCGGCATATTGGCCAGCGTGCGCACCCCGCAACGGACAATATAACCGACACCACCAACCTCAATCAGCGCCTCTTCGTCGCTCAGTTCCAGCACAAGGCCCCGCAAACGCCCGATCATGCTACGCTCCGCTTGTTTTTAGTTGCGCTACCGCTAACGCTGTTTGAGCGCGATTTTATTTGCCCTAACGCTTCGCTGCTAGAGCGCAGTATCGCCATCTTGCGCTTATGGGCATGGGTGATCGCTACCGCCAGCGCATCGGCCATATCGGCCGTCAGCGTTGCCTCAGCACCGGCGCGCGGCAGCAGACGTTTGACCATGAACAAGACCTGATCCTTATCCGCGCGCCCGGCTCCCACCACCGATTTTTTGACATCGAGTGCGGCATATTCCGCCACGCTCAAGCCTAGCTTGGCCGGGGCCAGCATCGCCGCCGCCCGCGCATGGCCGAGTTTAAGGGTCGAGGCCGGGTTCATATTGACAAAGGTTTCTTCGATTGCGGCTTCATCAGGGTGATAGGTTTCAATCACCTGCGTCAGCCCCTCAAACAAGTCCAGCAGGCGGTCTGACAAGGCCTGCTTTTCATCCGGCGTGATGACCCCGTGCCCGACCCACGACAGGCGCGCGCCGTCAACGTCGATAACGCCCCACCCCAGTCTGCGCAGACCGGGATCAAGTCCGATGATCCGAATCGTGTTCTTCATATGTTCGATATAAAACAGGTCTTATCGGCCCGTGCAACCGAACAATGGTTAACACCAGCGCCTAAACCGAAGGCGGCAGCCCGTAGGCCTGCTCAATTTCTCTCAGATTGACCTCAACCTGTACCAGAGCGGCCCTGGCCTTGAGCCAGGCTTCGTCCTCAGCCACCATATCGCCGCGGGCCCGTTCGCGCTGGGTCAGGGTGCGCTGAAAAAAGGCATGGTCGCGCACCAGATCGAAATAGGTGCGGCAGGCCCGTGTTGCCTCTTGCGCATCCATCTCACGGTCAAGAGCGGCATTAAGAAACTGATCAACGGTTACGGTCACACCCCCTCCTTCCCGTTTAAGATGTCGCAAAACCGTTATAAACTATAGTTAACAACCACACATAGCAAGTCGGGAGGCAAGTCGGGTGGGCAAGCCGGGGAAAGACACGGCAGGGGATCAGCCTGCGGGTGGCCAAAAAGTTGCACCTTTAGCCTCGACGGGCGTTATGGCGCTTCTTTTTGAGACATATTGATTTCAATACGATTGCCAGATGCCCAAGCTTAGGCTTAACTCAAGGCTGTGGGTAATCAGGTTTTATCGACCGGTTATGGGGGCAAACGTGAGCAATATGGACATGGGTGAAACCTTAGACGGCGAACATCTATCCGGCGCGGATTCAGCAAAGGTCGCAGATAAAGTAATGACGGCCTCAAAGTCTCGCCGTCGCCAGCCTTTGACCGGCTTTATAGTTTTGATACTGACCGGCCTTTTGATGTGCGCCGGGGCCATGTTCATTGCCGATGCGCCACTGGGTGGCCCGGCTGAGGACTGGATAAGCTGGGCCCGCATCGAAACCGTTCCGTCAGGCGTATTGCTTATCGGTGCCGCCATTATTCTGGTCGGGATTATCGGCTGCCTGTTCCGCCTGACCGTTCCGGTATCGCGCCGCCCGAAAATCACGTCATCACAATCTGTAATTGCCAGCGATGACTTTGATCTGGCCATCCCCGAAGACCAGCTTCAAATCCATGCCGAAGGGCTTAAGACCGCCAGCGTCCACTACCTCAGCGCAGATACCCCGGAACAGACGAGCCGCAACCGCGCCTCATTGCGGTTTGAGGCCCCGCCTGCCACAACACAGGCGGGCCTGTTGCAATCCCAAGCTACGCAGACCTCACCTTCCAGCCATGAGTTGATCCCGCATTATGGTGACAATGCCGCCGATGCCTTTGGCCTGCCCAAGCCCCATCTGGACGCGGCCGCCACGCGCCGTCCCGCCGATGTACCGCGCCCTGCGGCCACGCCCGCGACCACCGATGTCCTGTCGCCGGAGCATGGGTTGAGAATTTCTACACCGTCGGCATCCGACCGCAGTGCCGAGACTGTGGCGGTGGCCGCCCCGCCGACGGCTGAGGTTATTCCCCTGCGTCCGGCAGAGCCTCAGCCTGCCCCCGCTGTTTACAGTGAGCCCCCGACCGAACCGGCACCGGCCCCTGTCGAAGCCGCGTCTATTGCAGTGACTGAAACCGTTACTGACCCGATCGAAGCCGCCCTTCTGGCTGATACGCCGGAAACCTCAGTGCGGGAATTGCCCGAAAGCGATATCAACGCGGTCATTTCTTCGGCCATGCGCTTTATCGAAACGCCTGCGGTTCCAGAGGCACTTGCAGAGACACCCGCACAACCCTCTATTGCGCCCGCCCGTGATGCCTATGCGCCCGCCGTCACCGCGCCGATCATGGCGGAGCCACACCCCTTGCTTGCCCCGGTCGAAGCCGAAATCGCGCCTGAACTGACCCCGGTCACCCCGGCGCTGACGCCTGAGCAGGAAATCGGACAGGCCGTCTCAACTGCTTTGTCAGTATGGCCGGACGCGACCCGTCCGATCGCTGCCGAAGAATTATCGGTACGCCTCAGCTATCTCTATTATGACAAATCCCCTAAG encodes:
- the tolQ gene encoding protein TolQ, coding for MEAAAAPEALSSGLNFVELFMQADWVVKSVMIGLVLASLWSWAIIIDKTMKLNRLNKEADGFEGTLASGRPLEDIGASLGTNPTQPFQKLLVAVTAAWRDYKGKVITPSQSDLLVGQIDRELNHVISAEADQIEDGLSILAVIATASPFIGLFGTVWGIMNAFGAIAAQGDTNLATVAPAISEALFATAMGLAAAIPAYIGYNLFSAKTGRFVGRMEGFADELMVSVTRRLADKLGSLK
- a CDS encoding YbgC/FadM family acyl-CoA thioesterase, which encodes MKDIDFLVEGALSGFIDGRTHSLPIRVYYEDTDFSGVVYYANYLKYFERGRSDFMRLLNIPHSDLAAREDPLAFAVAEINVKYHAPAKIDDVLWVRSEIDGSQGARFNLTQRIECKGKVLCVGKLQLVCIDMASRPRRLPKSLLEIVREKFLPENKPQSLTPEKAVTVEAAHPGNNLLV
- the ruvB gene encoding Holliday junction branch migration DNA helicase RuvB, translated to MSRLISGERQDDEHGSLTSELGIDRALRPQTFDDFVGQAPLKANLKVFVAAAAARRESLDHVLFYGPPGLGKTTLAQIVAKELGVGFRATSGPMLAKAGDLAAILSNLEPNDVLFIDEIHRLNPAVEEILYPAMEDYVLDLIIGEGPAARTVRIDLAPFTLVGATTRAGLLSQPLRDRFGIPLRLEFYTPEELTRVVIGAARKLGTPVSEDGAMEIASRSRGTPRVAGRLLRRVRDFATADGATTIDKKAASKALARLEVDQVGLDHSDRRYLRALIENYSGGPVGLETIAAAIAEARDAVEDMIEPYLLQQGFIQRTPRGRMACARAYLHLGLNPPAAIPPTGDLFDG
- the ruvA gene encoding Holliday junction branch migration protein RuvA, producing MIGRLRGLVLELSDEEALIEVGGVGYIVRCGVRTLANMPELGAEVIVHIESVTREDGTRLFGFLTKDERQAFVSLQGVQGVGPKAALAVLDIMTPMELAQAVASDDKTKVGRASGVGPKLAQRIVIELKGKPLTVAGVFEPIGYSPAAVTTVKPSVNGESVAALMGLGMSEQQSRQAVDVALKDLGPEAELAAVIRASLKALGR
- the ruvC gene encoding crossover junction endodeoxyribonuclease RuvC; protein product: MKNTIRIIGLDPGLRRLGWGVIDVDGARLSWVGHGVITPDEKQALSDRLLDLFEGLTQVIETYHPDEAAIEETFVNMNPASTLKLGHARAAAMLAPAKLGLSVAEYAALDVKKSVVGAGRADKDQVLFMVKRLLPRAGAEATLTADMADALAVAITHAHKRKMAILRSSSEALGQIKSRSNSVSGSATKNKRSVA